The following coding sequences lie in one Pseudomonas monsensis genomic window:
- the mqo gene encoding malate dehydrogenase (quinone), whose protein sequence is MFKKVNTALLGLALAMGMSSANAQDPKKVDVLLIGGGIMSTTLGVWINELEPSWSMEMVERLDGVALESSNGWNNAGTGHSALAELNYTPEDDKGNVTIPKAVEINEAFQVSRQFWAWQVQQGVLKNPRSFINTTPHMSFVWGDDNIKFLKKRYEALQASPLFAGMQYSEDPAVIKKWVPLMMEGRDPNQKIAATWSPLGTDMNFGEITRQFAAYLQTKPNFDLKLSSEVQDITKNADGTWRVSYKNLKDGSKTETDAKFVFIGAGGGALHLLQKSGIPEAKEYAGFPVGGSFLVTDNPAIAEQHLAKAYGKASVGAPPMSVPHLDTRVLDGKRVILFGPFATFSTKFLKEGSYLDLLTSTTTHNIWPMTKVGIKEYPLVEYLAGQLMLSDEDRLNALKEYFPNAKAEDWRLWQAGQRVQIIKRDEAAGGVLKLGTEIVAAQDGTIAGLLGASPGASTAAPIMLSVLQKVFKDKVATPEWQTKLHQIVPSYGTQLNSDPAKVAAEWAYTAKILELPTPPVIGQVAAPAVDAAADKAKAPKENAARDMAL, encoded by the coding sequence ATGTTTAAAAAAGTGAACACAGCCCTGCTGGGGCTGGCTTTGGCGATGGGGATGTCTTCCGCCAATGCTCAAGACCCGAAGAAAGTCGATGTACTGCTGATTGGCGGCGGCATCATGAGCACCACCCTGGGTGTGTGGATCAATGAGCTGGAGCCGAGCTGGTCGATGGAAATGGTCGAGCGCCTCGACGGCGTCGCCCTGGAAAGCTCCAACGGCTGGAACAACGCCGGTACCGGTCACTCGGCGCTCGCCGAGCTGAACTACACCCCGGAAGACGACAAAGGCAACGTCACGATCCCGAAAGCTGTTGAGATCAACGAAGCGTTCCAGGTCTCCCGTCAGTTCTGGGCCTGGCAGGTTCAGCAAGGCGTTCTGAAGAACCCTCGCTCGTTCATCAACACCACGCCGCACATGAGCTTCGTGTGGGGTGATGACAACATCAAGTTCCTGAAAAAGCGCTACGAAGCCCTGCAGGCGAGCCCGTTGTTCGCCGGTATGCAGTACTCCGAAGACCCGGCTGTGATCAAGAAGTGGGTTCCGCTGATGATGGAAGGGCGTGACCCGAACCAGAAAATCGCGGCCACCTGGAGCCCGCTGGGTACCGACATGAACTTCGGCGAAATCACCCGCCAGTTCGCCGCTTACCTGCAGACCAAGCCTAACTTCGACCTGAAACTGTCGAGCGAAGTCCAGGACATCACCAAGAATGCTGATGGCACTTGGCGCGTCAGCTACAAAAACCTGAAAGACGGCAGCAAAACCGAAACCGACGCCAAGTTCGTGTTCATCGGCGCTGGCGGCGGCGCGCTGCACCTGCTGCAGAAGTCGGGCATTCCTGAAGCCAAGGAATACGCGGGCTTCCCGGTTGGTGGTTCGTTCCTGGTGACCGATAACCCGGCCATCGCTGAACAGCACCTGGCCAAGGCCTACGGTAAAGCGTCGGTTGGCGCACCACCGATGTCCGTTCCGCACCTGGACACCCGTGTCCTGGACGGCAAGCGCGTCATCCTGTTTGGCCCATTCGCGACCTTCAGCACCAAGTTCCTCAAAGAAGGCTCGTACCTGGACCTGCTGACCAGCACCACCACCCACAACATCTGGCCTATGACCAAGGTCGGCATCAAGGAATACCCGCTGGTCGAGTACCTTGCTGGCCAACTGATGCTGTCGGATGAAGACCGTCTGAACGCGCTGAAGGAATACTTCCCGAACGCCAAAGCCGAAGACTGGCGCCTGTGGCAAGCCGGCCAGCGCGTGCAAATCATCAAGCGTGATGAAGCCGCGGGCGGCGTGCTGAAACTGGGCACCGAAATCGTTGCTGCACAAGACGGCACCATCGCTGGTCTGCTGGGCGCATCGCCAGGCGCGTCGACCGCTGCACCGATCATGCTGAGCGTGCTGCAGAAAGTCTTCAAGGACAAAGTCGCGACCCCTGAGTGGCAAACCAAGCTGCACCAGATCGTTCCAAGCTACGGTACTCAGCTGAACAGCGATCCAGCCAAAGTGGCTGCAGAGTGGGCTTACACCGCCAAGATCCTCGAACTGCCGACGCCTCCGGTGATCGGTCAGGTCGCTGCTCCGGCAGTCGATGCTGCGGCTGACAAGGCCAAGGCTCCGAAGGAAAACGCTGCACGTGACATGGCGCTGTAA
- a CDS encoding nuclear transport factor 2 family protein, whose amino-acid sequence MTDLNLQPNVAVSLGKWHEMIRTGNLSALPGLLDPQAVFRSPMAHTPYPGAPVVSMILNTVFEVFEDFHYHRELATADGLNVILEFSAKVGTKELKGIDMIRFDESGKIVEFEVMVRPLSGLQALGEEMGRRLGVYLAKAKS is encoded by the coding sequence ATGACCGACCTGAACCTGCAACCCAATGTCGCCGTATCGCTAGGCAAATGGCACGAAATGATCCGCACCGGCAACCTCAGCGCCCTGCCCGGTTTGCTCGATCCGCAAGCCGTGTTCCGCTCGCCGATGGCCCACACGCCCTACCCCGGCGCGCCGGTGGTGTCGATGATCCTCAACACCGTCTTCGAGGTGTTTGAGGATTTCCACTATCACCGGGAACTGGCGACTGCCGATGGCTTGAATGTGATTCTGGAGTTCAGTGCGAAAGTCGGGACGAAAGAACTGAAAGGCATCGACATGATTCGCTTTGACGAAAGCGGCAAGATTGTCGAGTTTGAAGTGATGGTGCGGCCCCTGAGCGGATTACAGGCCTTGGGCGAAGAGATGGGACGGCGCCTGGGTGTCTATCTGGCCAAGGCCAAATCCTGA
- a CDS encoding amidohydrolase family protein, which yields MTHLQNILIKHPVAVMTGLRGPRARAGAVDIRVVNGRIAEMAANLEPQPGERVIDARNCVVYPGWINTHHHLFQNLLKAVPAGLNQDLQGWLASVPYPRLNHFTPQLAQIAARLGMVELLLSGVTTCADHHYLYHAHGSTETGDLLFDLAEEFGLRFVLCRGGALESASAHPGFSKTALQPESLEQMVGDIERLKARYHQDTPDALRRVVVAPTTPTFSLPPTLLRELAHTARGLGLRLHTHLSETQNYVNFCREKYNCLPVEFVAEHEWLGPDVWFAHAVHLQPSEIRMLAQTGTGISHCPVSNARLGSGVAPVPQMYEAGVPISLGVDGVASNESGSMVGETNTAWLIHRAEQGASATTAEDIIHWGTAGGAQVLGLGAVGTLQVGQAADLVIYSLDHPRFFGFHDSAVAPVVAGEPITVKYSLVSGRVVVDNGVIPGLDIERMRAEAWEGVQQLMNVDD from the coding sequence ATGACTCATCTGCAAAACATCCTGATCAAACACCCCGTCGCGGTGATGACCGGCCTGCGCGGCCCGCGTGCCCGGGCCGGCGCCGTCGACATCCGTGTGGTCAACGGCCGCATCGCTGAAATGGCCGCGAATCTCGAGCCACAACCCGGCGAACGGGTGATCGACGCGCGTAACTGCGTGGTCTATCCGGGCTGGATCAACACCCACCATCACCTGTTTCAGAACCTGCTCAAAGCCGTACCCGCAGGCTTGAACCAGGATCTGCAAGGCTGGCTGGCCAGTGTGCCCTACCCGCGTTTGAACCATTTCACTCCGCAACTGGCGCAGATCGCCGCGCGCCTGGGCATGGTCGAGTTGTTGCTGTCCGGCGTCACCACTTGCGCCGATCACCACTACCTCTACCACGCCCACGGCAGCACCGAGACCGGGGATCTCCTGTTCGATCTGGCGGAGGAGTTCGGCCTGCGCTTTGTGCTGTGCCGTGGCGGCGCACTGGAATCGGCCAGCGCGCATCCAGGCTTCTCGAAAACCGCGCTGCAACCGGAAAGCCTTGAGCAAATGGTCGGCGACATCGAACGGCTGAAAGCGCGGTATCACCAGGACACACCGGATGCGTTGCGCCGGGTCGTGGTGGCGCCGACCACGCCGACGTTCTCATTGCCGCCAACGCTGTTGCGCGAACTGGCGCACACCGCCCGGGGTCTTGGTCTGCGCCTGCACACGCATCTGTCGGAAACGCAGAATTACGTGAATTTCTGCCGCGAGAAATACAACTGCCTACCGGTGGAATTCGTCGCCGAACACGAATGGCTCGGCCCGGATGTGTGGTTCGCCCACGCCGTGCACCTGCAACCAAGTGAGATCCGCATGCTCGCCCAGACCGGCACCGGCATCTCCCACTGTCCGGTGAGCAATGCGCGGCTGGGCAGCGGCGTGGCGCCGGTGCCGCAGATGTACGAGGCCGGCGTGCCGATCTCACTGGGTGTCGACGGCGTGGCGTCCAATGAATCCGGTAGCATGGTCGGTGAAACGAACACGGCATGGCTGATTCACCGGGCAGAACAAGGCGCTTCGGCCACCACGGCCGAAGACATCATTCACTGGGGCACGGCGGGAGGTGCACAGGTGCTGGGACTTGGCGCGGTCGGCACGCTGCAAGTCGGGCAAGCGGCAGACCTGGTGATTTACAGCCTCGATCATCCACGGTTCTTCGGCTTCCACGACAGCGCTGTTGCACCGGTCGTGGCGGGCGAGCCGATCACCGTCAAATACAGCCTGGTCAGCGGCCGTGTGGTCGTGGATAACGGCGTGATCCCGGGCCTGGATATCGAGCGCATGCGTGCCGAGGCGTGGGAAGGTGTACAACAGTTGATGAACGTTGACGACTGA
- a CDS encoding nucleobase:cation symporter-2 family protein, with the protein MSSATSPAQTASTVHPVDRILPVRQMLTLGLQHMAVSYIGAIAVPLIVASALKMSHADTVVLISTTLFCSGIATLLQTVGFWKFGVRLPILQGVAFSSVGPVIAIGSNPEVGFAGVCGAVIGAGIFTMLMAPFVGRLRRLFPPVVTGCIVTVIGLQLFPIAYEWVGGGRNASNFGAPAFLGVAVVVLLTILLVNRYGSPLLRNMAVLIGMLIGAGLAYGLGMGSFHSVEEAPWLTVPYPFYFGLPTFSLIPIATMVVVMIVQMVESMGLFVAIGDIVEKPVEDKQVINGLRANGLASTIAGMFAAFPFIAFMENVGLVILTGVRSRWVVAVSGLLMCSIALVPKAGAIIASMPTAALGGAGIAMFGVVAAAGIQTLAKVDYERNRYNVLIVGFTIAAALVPVLAPTLFKQLPEWSQPFLHSSVVIACLVSVLLNAALNGVSVPETTASKSASHIL; encoded by the coding sequence ATGTCGTCAGCCACATCCCCAGCGCAAACCGCATCCACCGTGCACCCCGTCGACCGCATTTTGCCGGTGCGACAGATGCTCACCCTCGGCCTGCAACACATGGCCGTCTCGTACATCGGCGCCATCGCCGTGCCGTTGATTGTCGCCAGCGCCCTGAAAATGTCCCACGCCGACACGGTGGTGTTGATCAGTACCACGCTGTTCTGCTCAGGCATCGCCACCCTGTTGCAGACCGTCGGTTTCTGGAAATTCGGCGTGCGTTTGCCAATCCTGCAAGGCGTAGCGTTCAGCAGCGTCGGCCCGGTGATCGCCATCGGCAGCAACCCCGAGGTGGGCTTCGCCGGAGTCTGCGGCGCGGTGATCGGCGCCGGGATTTTCACGATGTTGATGGCGCCGTTCGTAGGCCGATTGCGCCGGCTCTTCCCGCCGGTGGTGACCGGCTGCATCGTCACGGTCATCGGCTTGCAGCTGTTCCCGATTGCCTATGAGTGGGTCGGTGGCGGGCGCAACGCGAGCAACTTCGGTGCGCCGGCGTTTCTCGGCGTAGCGGTGGTGGTGCTGCTGACCATCCTGCTGGTCAACCGCTACGGCAGCCCGTTGCTGCGCAACATGGCGGTGTTGATCGGCATGCTGATCGGCGCCGGTCTGGCCTACGGTCTGGGCATGGGCAGTTTCCACAGCGTCGAAGAAGCGCCTTGGCTGACCGTACCCTATCCGTTCTACTTCGGTTTGCCGACCTTCAGCCTGATTCCCATCGCGACCATGGTGGTGGTGATGATCGTGCAGATGGTCGAGTCAATGGGGCTGTTCGTGGCCATCGGTGACATCGTCGAGAAACCGGTGGAAGACAAACAGGTGATCAACGGCCTGCGCGCCAACGGTCTGGCCAGCACCATCGCCGGGATGTTCGCCGCGTTTCCCTTTATCGCCTTCATGGAAAACGTCGGTCTGGTGATCCTCACCGGTGTGCGCAGCCGTTGGGTGGTCGCGGTCAGCGGCTTGCTGATGTGCTCGATCGCGCTGGTGCCGAAGGCCGGCGCAATCATCGCCTCGATGCCGACCGCCGCCCTCGGTGGTGCGGGCATTGCCATGTTCGGCGTGGTTGCCGCAGCGGGCATTCAGACCCTGGCCAAAGTCGACTACGAGCGCAATCGCTACAACGTGCTGATCGTCGGTTTCACTATCGCAGCCGCGCTGGTGCCGGTGCTCGCGCCGACCCTGTTCAAACAATTACCCGAGTGGTCGCAGCCGTTCCTGCACAGCAGCGTGGTCATCGCCTGCCTGGTGTCGGTGCTGCTCAACGCTGCACTCAATGGCGTCAGCGTGCCGGAAACCACCGCCAGCAAATCCGCCTCGCACATTCTTTGA
- a CDS encoding CobW family GTP-binding protein: protein MNTPFNAPTPNTKIPVTILTGFLGAGKTTLLNYILKENHGRKIAVIENEFGEVGIDGDLVLSSETEEIYEMVNGCVCCTAEVREDLVRIVRELVARPVRLDHILIETSGLADPYPVAQSFFINDPIAEEVELDAIVTMVDARHIAQHLEDLQLDGVDNQAVDQIVCADRIIINKVDLVSSDEVEILRGKIRGLNATADLVTSTHAQIDLTKILGIGAFECTQKLMEIGAQQHDHAHHEHDHHAEEPDHQHDPSVSSVGIAVDGAVNLMAFHRWISELRASQADNLYRMKGVLAVANEDQRYVLQGVHSLVEFRASTAWGTEPRSSKIVFIGRDLDRAALNQGFAACLAG, encoded by the coding sequence ATGAACACTCCCTTCAACGCCCCAACCCCGAACACCAAAATCCCCGTGACCATCCTCACCGGTTTCCTCGGTGCCGGGAAAACCACCCTGCTCAACTACATCCTCAAGGAAAATCATGGGCGAAAGATCGCCGTGATCGAAAACGAGTTCGGCGAGGTCGGCATCGACGGCGATCTGGTGCTCAGCTCGGAAACCGAAGAAATCTACGAGATGGTCAACGGCTGCGTATGCTGCACCGCCGAGGTCCGCGAGGACCTGGTGCGCATCGTCCGCGAACTGGTGGCGCGCCCGGTGCGTCTCGATCACATCCTGATCGAGACCAGCGGTCTGGCCGATCCGTACCCGGTGGCGCAGAGCTTTTTCATCAATGATCCGATCGCCGAGGAAGTCGAACTCGATGCAATCGTGACCATGGTCGATGCCAGGCACATTGCCCAGCACCTGGAAGATCTGCAACTCGATGGCGTCGACAATCAGGCTGTAGACCAGATCGTCTGTGCCGACCGGATCATCATCAACAAGGTCGATCTGGTCAGCAGCGACGAGGTGGAAATCCTGCGTGGCAAGATCCGTGGCTTGAACGCCACGGCTGATCTGGTGACCTCGACCCACGCGCAAATCGACCTGACGAAAATCCTCGGCATCGGGGCCTTCGAGTGCACGCAAAAGCTGATGGAAATTGGCGCGCAACAACACGATCACGCTCACCACGAACACGACCATCACGCCGAAGAACCTGATCACCAGCATGATCCGAGCGTGTCATCGGTGGGCATCGCTGTGGACGGCGCGGTCAATCTGATGGCGTTCCACCGCTGGATCAGCGAGTTGCGCGCCTCCCAGGCCGACAACCTCTATCGCATGAAAGGCGTGCTCGCCGTGGCCAATGAAGACCAGCGCTACGTGCTGCAAGGCGTGCACAGCCTGGTGGAGTTCCGCGCCTCGACTGCGTGGGGCACGGAGCCCCGTTCGAGCAAGATCGTGTTCATCGGCCGCGACCTGGACCGCGCGGCGCTGAACCAGGGCTTCGCCGCCTGCCTGGCAGGCTGA
- a CDS encoding UbiX family flavin prenyltransferase, producing the protein MNRQRMVVGISGASGFIYGVRLLQLLGELDIESHLIISRAALLTMAHETDYKLADVTALASHYHRADDVAAGIASGSFRCLGMVVAPCSMRTLAEIATGTSSGLIGRAADVTLKERRTLVLMARETPLTLAHLRNMTAVTEMGGIIAPPVPAFYARPENLAQMVDHSLGRVLDLFGLDAGVAQRWREHQASCGSELACESGGTVAITAE; encoded by the coding sequence GTGAACCGCCAGCGGATGGTGGTCGGCATCAGCGGCGCGTCCGGCTTCATCTACGGCGTGCGCCTGCTGCAATTGCTCGGCGAACTGGACATCGAAAGCCACCTGATCATCAGCCGCGCCGCGCTGCTGACCATGGCCCATGAAACCGACTACAAGCTGGCCGACGTCACGGCGCTCGCCAGCCATTACCACCGCGCCGATGACGTCGCTGCCGGGATTGCCAGTGGCTCGTTCCGTTGCCTGGGCATGGTCGTCGCGCCGTGTTCGATGCGCACACTGGCGGAGATTGCCACCGGCACGTCATCGGGGCTGATCGGCCGCGCCGCCGACGTCACCCTCAAGGAACGTCGCACGCTGGTGCTGATGGCCCGCGAAACGCCACTGACCCTCGCCCACCTGCGCAACATGACCGCCGTCACCGAGATGGGCGGGATCATCGCCCCGCCGGTGCCGGCGTTCTACGCCCGCCCGGAGAACCTGGCACAAATGGTCGACCACAGCCTCGGTCGCGTACTCGACCTGTTCGGCCTCGATGCCGGCGTCGCACAACGATGGCGAGAACACCAAGCATCCTGTGGGAGCGAGCTTGCTTGCGAAAGCGGTGGAACAGTCGCCATCACTGCTGAATGA
- a CDS encoding UbiD family decarboxylase, with protein MTRSTLGDSQDFHVFIDAYRREYPDDVLTITQAVSADQDVTALVDALAAQGRDPLLICENVGHLGVPVATNVFASRTRIARLFGVTPAQLHETFQRRANQSIAPHYVESGPILDEIFEGEALDLALLPMLKHFDSDRGPYITNAIIIAEDPLTGIANMSYHRSMRHARQALATSLHSRGHLWRMLQTARERGEELRVAMVVGAHPLFMLAAAARLPYGSDERAVAGGLFGAPLELVKTPRYGIGVPAYAEFVLEGAIDPAAYAEEGPFGEFSGYSSDRSTNNVLRVDTLLKRKDAWLVDVMGGRYAEHLTLARLPREAEMSEKLKARFPAVTAVHYPNSGTHFHCYVALDQSRDGEARQIMLALLGWDPYLKTVIAVDSDIDISDDSQVLWALATHFQPHLDMFMIDGLPGSPLDPSSSVNGTTSRMGLDATRGSGFDGIKAQLDQDVLERARQLLKGLPA; from the coding sequence ATGACCCGTTCGACGCTCGGCGATTCCCAAGACTTTCACGTGTTCATCGACGCCTATCGCCGTGAATACCCGGACGATGTGCTGACCATCACCCAAGCCGTTTCTGCCGATCAGGACGTCACCGCCCTGGTCGACGCCCTCGCTGCACAAGGTCGCGATCCGCTGCTGATCTGCGAAAACGTCGGCCACCTCGGGGTGCCGGTGGCGACCAATGTGTTCGCCTCCCGTACCCGCATTGCCCGGCTGTTCGGCGTCACCCCGGCGCAATTGCACGAAACCTTCCAGCGCCGCGCCAATCAGTCCATCGCCCCGCACTATGTGGAAAGCGGCCCGATCCTCGATGAAATCTTCGAAGGCGAAGCGCTGGACCTGGCGCTGCTGCCGATGCTCAAGCACTTCGACAGCGATCGCGGCCCATACATCACCAACGCGATCATCATCGCCGAAGACCCGCTGACCGGCATCGCCAACATGAGCTACCACCGCTCGATGCGCCATGCCCGGCAAGCGCTCGCCACCAGCCTGCACTCTCGCGGGCACCTGTGGCGGATGCTGCAGACTGCCCGTGAGCGCGGCGAAGAATTGCGCGTGGCGATGGTGGTCGGTGCGCATCCGCTGTTCATGCTCGCCGCCGCTGCGCGTTTGCCCTATGGCAGCGATGAGCGCGCCGTGGCTGGCGGTTTGTTCGGCGCGCCACTGGAGCTGGTGAAAACCCCGCGCTACGGCATCGGCGTGCCGGCTTACGCCGAGTTCGTACTGGAAGGCGCCATCGACCCGGCGGCCTACGCCGAGGAAGGCCCGTTCGGTGAGTTCAGCGGTTACTCCTCGGATCGCTCGACCAACAACGTGTTGCGCGTCGACACCCTGCTAAAGCGTAAAGACGCCTGGCTGGTGGACGTCATGGGCGGACGCTACGCCGAACACCTGACCCTCGCCCGCCTGCCGCGCGAGGCAGAAATGAGCGAGAAACTGAAAGCCCGTTTCCCCGCCGTCACTGCCGTGCATTACCCGAACTCCGGCACCCACTTTCACTGCTATGTGGCGCTGGATCAGAGCCGTGACGGCGAGGCGCGGCAGATCATGCTCGCGCTGCTTGGCTGGGATCCGTACCTGAAAACCGTGATTGCGGTGGACAGCGATATCGACATCAGCGACGACAGCCAGGTGCTGTGGGCACTGGCCACGCATTTCCAGCCGCACCTGGACATGTTCATGATCGACGGTCTGCCCGGCAGTCCCCTCGATCCATCCTCTTCAGTCAATGGCACCACCTCACGCATGGGGCTGGATGCCACCCGCGGTTCAGGCTTTGACGGGATCAAGGCGCAACTCGATCAGGATGTGCTCGAACGTGCGCGGCAACTGCTCAAAGGCCTGCCAGCGTGA
- a CDS encoding amidohydrolase family protein has product MIIDTHLHPTNLVDEAWRHTGEPFTGERMLKLMDGPYMINGKPRRIDMGFIQPPPGNTGYRDGNRRGREGVRDYMSYVAELCVKYPDRFIGNFNFNPRWGPENGAAELEFHIKEYGFKMLKLHANMHGYRPDRALDWLRPAMKVCAKYNIVVLIHTGDGPYTIPTMFYPIIREFPMVNFIIGHFGIQTGGNYSFEAFWMAMDTPNVYCESGWCFQSRIVEFAKELPRNKIVFGTDSPPNEPGMWLRELEVLCSPAPQGLGIDEDHLEDYLGNNIARLCGIEPTPPPKDLVEADIRLTTTYL; this is encoded by the coding sequence ATGATCATCGACACCCATCTGCACCCCACCAACCTGGTCGACGAGGCCTGGCGCCACACCGGCGAACCGTTCACCGGCGAGCGCATGCTCAAGCTAATGGACGGCCCGTACATGATCAACGGCAAACCGCGCCGCATCGACATGGGTTTCATCCAGCCGCCACCGGGCAACACCGGTTACCGCGACGGCAACCGCCGTGGCCGCGAGGGCGTGCGTGACTATATGTCGTACGTCGCCGAACTGTGCGTGAAATACCCGGACCGTTTCATCGGCAACTTCAACTTCAACCCGCGCTGGGGACCGGAAAACGGTGCGGCGGAGCTGGAATTCCACATCAAGGAATACGGCTTCAAGATGCTCAAGCTGCACGCCAACATGCACGGCTATCGCCCGGACCGGGCGCTGGACTGGTTGCGTCCGGCGATGAAGGTCTGCGCCAAGTACAACATTGTTGTGCTGATCCACACCGGCGACGGCCCGTACACGATTCCGACGATGTTCTACCCGATCATCCGCGAGTTCCCGATGGTCAATTTCATCATCGGTCACTTCGGTATCCAGACCGGCGGCAACTACTCGTTCGAGGCGTTCTGGATGGCGATGGACACGCCAAACGTGTACTGCGAATCGGGCTGGTGCTTTCAGTCGCGGATCGTCGAGTTCGCCAAGGAACTGCCGCGCAACAAGATCGTGTTCGGCACCGACTCGCCGCCGAACGAACCGGGCATGTGGCTGCGCGAACTGGAGGTGTTGTGCTCGCCGGCGCCGCAGGGGTTGGGGATTGATGAGGATCATCTCGAAGACTACCTGGGCAACAACATCGCCCGGTTGTGCGGGATCGAACCGACGCCACCGCCGAAGGATCTGGTCGAGGCCGACATACGCCTGACCACCACTTACCTCTAG
- a CDS encoding amidohydrolase family protein: protein MIIDISCYPTDLVDLAWRHDGDPFTGERLLEMMDGPYMVNGKPRRIDKAFIQPPQGNTIYTWTDGELSGRESIDAYMAYTLKMVQTYPDRFIGCFVYNPRCGVENGVEAIERYVKEHGFKMVQMQANMHAYRPDRALDWVRPCFEKCAELGIPVKLHTGDGPYSIPSEWVPMIKEFPNVDFIMAHFGVQTGGVYVFEPMQWAMELPNVYCESGWCLQSRIVEFAKVLPTHKILFGTDTPPNEPGMWLRLLEVLCHEPPQGLNLDEDTLEEYLGNNTARMIGLEPTPPPRSVSEAEAQLKRPVTTQLARS from the coding sequence ATGATCATCGATATCAGCTGCTATCCCACCGATCTGGTGGACCTCGCCTGGAGGCATGACGGTGACCCGTTCACCGGCGAGCGTCTGCTGGAGATGATGGATGGCCCGTACATGGTCAACGGCAAGCCGCGCCGCATCGACAAAGCCTTCATCCAGCCGCCGCAAGGCAACACCATTTACACCTGGACCGACGGCGAACTCTCGGGCCGTGAATCCATCGACGCCTACATGGCCTACACCCTGAAAATGGTGCAGACCTACCCCGATCGTTTCATCGGCTGCTTCGTCTACAACCCGCGCTGCGGCGTGGAAAACGGCGTCGAGGCGATCGAGCGCTACGTCAAGGAACACGGGTTCAAGATGGTCCAGATGCAGGCCAACATGCACGCCTACCGGCCTGACCGGGCACTGGATTGGGTGCGCCCGTGCTTCGAGAAATGCGCCGAACTGGGCATTCCGGTCAAGCTGCACACCGGCGACGGGCCGTACAGCATCCCGTCGGAATGGGTGCCGATGATCAAGGAATTCCCCAACGTCGATTTCATAATGGCCCACTTCGGGGTGCAGACCGGCGGCGTCTACGTGTTTGAGCCGATGCAATGGGCAATGGAGTTGCCCAACGTCTACTGCGAATCCGGCTGGTGCCTGCAATCGCGAATCGTCGAGTTCGCCAAGGTTCTGCCGACGCACAAGATCCTGTTCGGCACCGACACCCCGCCGAACGAACCGGGCATGTGGCTGCGCCTGCTCGAAGTGCTGTGCCACGAACCGCCGCAAGGCCTGAACCTCGACGAGGACACCCTCGAAGAGTACCTGGGCAACAACACCGCGCGGATGATCGGCCTCGAACCGACCCCGCCGCCGCGTTCCGTTTCCGAAGCAGAGGCGCAACTCAAGCGCCCCGTCACCACGCAACTGGCCAGGAGCTGA
- a CDS encoding LysR substrate-binding domain-containing protein produces MYKRYPSVQSMSAFIHAARSGSFSSAARKLDLTHSAISQQIRALEEFIGQPLFVREGGGSNLTDAGQLFASVLSDGLAQIDRALSSVKNRSVAQRLTLDVDSELAQSWLNPRLPELLDGLPDYEVTLLSMPRSDRSTFERVDLALRYGYGDWDDCEMTQICGDRVMAVASPALLERYGLHVPLSPAQILELPLLGYTRRSWIPWLDAAGMPPVEPPARVIFDNAANLIAAAEAGVGAALVRGLLAADALRSGRLVALNEAQIAAHYNLYAVWPHGQAERVAPVVEVIKQLAMRTQEIQPSP; encoded by the coding sequence ATGTACAAACGATACCCGTCGGTGCAGTCCATGAGCGCGTTTATCCACGCGGCGCGCAGCGGCAGTTTCTCCAGCGCCGCGCGCAAGCTCGACCTGACCCACAGCGCCATCAGCCAGCAGATCCGCGCGCTGGAAGAGTTCATCGGCCAGCCGCTGTTCGTGCGCGAAGGCGGCGGTAGCAACCTGACCGATGCCGGGCAGTTGTTTGCCAGTGTGCTGTCGGATGGTCTGGCGCAGATCGACCGCGCGCTGTCCTCGGTGAAGAACCGCAGCGTGGCACAACGCCTGACCCTGGATGTCGACAGCGAACTGGCGCAGAGCTGGCTCAATCCGCGCCTGCCCGAACTGCTCGATGGCCTGCCGGATTACGAAGTGACGCTGCTGTCGATGCCGCGCAGTGATCGCAGCACGTTTGAGCGGGTAGATCTGGCATTGCGATATGGCTATGGCGATTGGGATGACTGCGAGATGACGCAGATCTGTGGCGACCGGGTGATGGCGGTGGCCTCGCCGGCGTTGCTTGAGCGTTATGGGTTGCACGTGCCGTTGAGCCCGGCGCAGATCCTTGAACTGCCGCTGTTGGGGTATACGCGGCGCTCATGGATTCCGTGGCTGGATGCGGCGGGGATGCCGCCCGTAGAACCGCCGGCGCGAGTGATTTTTGATAATGCGGCGAACCTGATTGCGGCGGCTGAAGCCGGGGTGGGTGCCGCACTGGTGCGCGGATTACTCGCCGCCGATGCCTTGCGCAGCGGGCGCCTGGTGGCATTGAACGAGGCGCAGATTGCCGCGCATTACAACCTCTACGCGGTATGGCCGCACGGGCAGGCTGAGCGGGTGGCGCCTGTTGTTGAAGTGATCAAGCAGTTGGCTATGCGTACACAGGAAATCCAGCCCTCACCCTAG